A genomic region of Saccopteryx bilineata isolate mSacBil1 chromosome 1, mSacBil1_pri_phased_curated, whole genome shotgun sequence contains the following coding sequences:
- the LOC136331771 gene encoding patr class I histocompatibility antigen, A-2 alpha chain-like isoform X16 — MGSPTVLLLLSGSLVLTPTWAGPHSLRYFITVLSRPGRGEARFIEVRYVDDTEFVRFDSDAANPRAEPRAPWMEQPWVEQEHPQYWDRNTRDAKDIARNCREYLTVLRGYYNQSEDGSHTLQGMAGCETDRDGHLLRGYSQHAYDGTDYLALNEDLRSWTAATAVAQITRREWEEMGVAENWRSYLEGECVQWLRLYLEKGKETLQRADPPKAHVTHHPISDHEVTLRCWALGFYPADITLTWQRDGQDLTQDMELVETRPAGDGTFQKWAAVAVPPGKEQSYTCHVQHEGLPEPLTLRWEPPQATIPTVVTVAVLVLLGAVVTGAVVGAVMWRRRRSA, encoded by the exons ATGGGGTCCCCAACCGTCCTCCTGCTGCTCTCGGGGTCCCTGGTCCTGACCCCGACCTGGGCGG gtCCCCACTCCCTGAGATATTTCATCACCGTCTTGTCCCGGCCCGGCCGCGGGGAGGCCCGGTTCATCGAAGTCCGCTACGTGGACGACACGGAGTTCGTGAGGTTCGACAGCGACGCCGCGAACCCAAGGGCGGAGCCGCGGGCGCCGTGGATGGAGCAGCCGTGGGTGGAGCAGGAGCACCCGCAGTATTGGGACCGGAACACGCGGGACGCGAAGGACATCGCACGAAATTGCCGAGAGTACCTGACCGTCCTGCGCGGCTACTACAACCAGAGCGAGGACG GGTCTCACACCCTCCAGGGGATGGCTGGTTGCGAAACGGACCGGGACGGCCACCTCCTCCGCGGGTACAGTCAGCACGCCTACGACGGTACCGACTACCTCGCCCTGAACGAGGACCTGCGCTCCTGGACCGCGGCCACCGCGGTGGCTCAGATCACCCGGCGCGAGTGGGAGGAGATGGGTGTGGCGGAGAACTGGAGGAGCTACCTGGAGGGGGAGTGCGTGCAGTGGCTCCGCCTTTAcctggaaaaggggaaggagacgcTGCAGCGCGCAG ACCCCCCAAAGGCACACGTGACCCACCACCCCATCTCTGACCATGAGGTCACCCTgaggtgctgggccctgggcttcTACCCTGCGGACATCACCCTGACCTGGCAGCGTGACGGGCAGGACCTGACCCAGGACATGGAGCTTGTGGAGACCAGGCCTGCGGGGGACGGGACCTTCCAGAAGTGGGCGGCCGTGGCGGTGCCCCCTGGAAAGGAGCAGAGCTACACGTGCCATGTGCAGCACGAGGGGCTGCCCGAGCCCCTGACCCTgagatggg AGCCTCCTCAGGCCACCATCCCCACTGTGGTCACCGTTGCTGTCCTGGTCCTCCTTGGAGCTGTGGTCACTGGAGCTGTGGTGGGGGctgtgatgtggaggaggagGCGCTCAG CGTGA
- the LOC136331771 gene encoding HLA class I histocompatibility antigen, alpha chain F-like isoform X13, protein MGSPTVLLLLSGSLVLTPTWAGPHSLRYFITVLSRPGRGEARFIEVRYVDDTEFVRFDSDAANPRAEPRAPWMEQPWVEQEHPQYWDRNTRDAKDIARNCREYLTVLRGYYNQSEDGSHTLQGMAGCETDRDGHLLRGYSQHAYDGTDYLALNEDLRSWTAATAVAQITRREWEEMGVAENWRSYLEGECVQWLRLYLEKGKETLQRADPPKAHVTHHPISDHEVTLRCWALGFYPADITLTWQRDGQDLTQDMELVETRPAGDGTFQKWAAVAVPPGKEQSYTCHVQHEGLPEPLTLRWEPPQATIPTVVTVAVLVLLGAVVTGAVVGAVMWRRRRSGGRGGSYTQAAMIVPRAPICLTASKA, encoded by the exons ATGGGGTCCCCAACCGTCCTCCTGCTGCTCTCGGGGTCCCTGGTCCTGACCCCGACCTGGGCGG gtCCCCACTCCCTGAGATATTTCATCACCGTCTTGTCCCGGCCCGGCCGCGGGGAGGCCCGGTTCATCGAAGTCCGCTACGTGGACGACACGGAGTTCGTGAGGTTCGACAGCGACGCCGCGAACCCAAGGGCGGAGCCGCGGGCGCCGTGGATGGAGCAGCCGTGGGTGGAGCAGGAGCACCCGCAGTATTGGGACCGGAACACGCGGGACGCGAAGGACATCGCACGAAATTGCCGAGAGTACCTGACCGTCCTGCGCGGCTACTACAACCAGAGCGAGGACG GGTCTCACACCCTCCAGGGGATGGCTGGTTGCGAAACGGACCGGGACGGCCACCTCCTCCGCGGGTACAGTCAGCACGCCTACGACGGTACCGACTACCTCGCCCTGAACGAGGACCTGCGCTCCTGGACCGCGGCCACCGCGGTGGCTCAGATCACCCGGCGCGAGTGGGAGGAGATGGGTGTGGCGGAGAACTGGAGGAGCTACCTGGAGGGGGAGTGCGTGCAGTGGCTCCGCCTTTAcctggaaaaggggaaggagacgcTGCAGCGCGCAG ACCCCCCAAAGGCACACGTGACCCACCACCCCATCTCTGACCATGAGGTCACCCTgaggtgctgggccctgggcttcTACCCTGCGGACATCACCCTGACCTGGCAGCGTGACGGGCAGGACCTGACCCAGGACATGGAGCTTGTGGAGACCAGGCCTGCGGGGGACGGGACCTTCCAGAAGTGGGCGGCCGTGGCGGTGCCCCCTGGAAAGGAGCAGAGCTACACGTGCCATGTGCAGCACGAGGGGCTGCCCGAGCCCCTGACCCTgagatggg AGCCTCCTCAGGCCACCATCCCCACTGTGGTCACCGTTGCTGTCCTGGTCCTCCTTGGAGCTGTGGTCACTGGAGCTGTGGTGGGGGctgtgatgtggaggaggagGCGCTCAG gtgggagaggagggagctACACTCAGGCTGCCA TGATAGTGCCCAGAGCTCCGATATGTCTCACGGCTTCTAAAG CGTGA
- the LOC136331771 gene encoding patr class I histocompatibility antigen, A-108 alpha chain-like isoform X5: protein MGSPTVLLLLSGSLVLTPTWAGPHSLRYFITVLSRPGRGEARFIEVRYVDDTEFVRFDSDAANPRAEPRAPWMEQPWVEQEHPQYWDRNTRDAKDIARNCREYLTVLRGYYNQSEDGSHTLQGMAGCETDRDGHLLRGYSQHAYDGTDYLALNEDLRSWTAATAVAQITRREWEEMGVAENWRSYLEGECVQWLRLYLEKGKETLQRADPPKAHVTHHPISDHEVTLRCWALGFYPADITLTWQRDGQDLTQDMELVETRPAGDGTFQKWAAVAVPPGKEQSYTCHVQHEGLPEPLTLRWEPPQATIPTVVTVAVLVLLGAVVTGAVVGAVMWRRRRSGGRGGSYTQAASSDSAQGSDVSLTASKA, encoded by the exons ATGGGGTCCCCAACCGTCCTCCTGCTGCTCTCGGGGTCCCTGGTCCTGACCCCGACCTGGGCGG gtCCCCACTCCCTGAGATATTTCATCACCGTCTTGTCCCGGCCCGGCCGCGGGGAGGCCCGGTTCATCGAAGTCCGCTACGTGGACGACACGGAGTTCGTGAGGTTCGACAGCGACGCCGCGAACCCAAGGGCGGAGCCGCGGGCGCCGTGGATGGAGCAGCCGTGGGTGGAGCAGGAGCACCCGCAGTATTGGGACCGGAACACGCGGGACGCGAAGGACATCGCACGAAATTGCCGAGAGTACCTGACCGTCCTGCGCGGCTACTACAACCAGAGCGAGGACG GGTCTCACACCCTCCAGGGGATGGCTGGTTGCGAAACGGACCGGGACGGCCACCTCCTCCGCGGGTACAGTCAGCACGCCTACGACGGTACCGACTACCTCGCCCTGAACGAGGACCTGCGCTCCTGGACCGCGGCCACCGCGGTGGCTCAGATCACCCGGCGCGAGTGGGAGGAGATGGGTGTGGCGGAGAACTGGAGGAGCTACCTGGAGGGGGAGTGCGTGCAGTGGCTCCGCCTTTAcctggaaaaggggaaggagacgcTGCAGCGCGCAG ACCCCCCAAAGGCACACGTGACCCACCACCCCATCTCTGACCATGAGGTCACCCTgaggtgctgggccctgggcttcTACCCTGCGGACATCACCCTGACCTGGCAGCGTGACGGGCAGGACCTGACCCAGGACATGGAGCTTGTGGAGACCAGGCCTGCGGGGGACGGGACCTTCCAGAAGTGGGCGGCCGTGGCGGTGCCCCCTGGAAAGGAGCAGAGCTACACGTGCCATGTGCAGCACGAGGGGCTGCCCGAGCCCCTGACCCTgagatggg AGCCTCCTCAGGCCACCATCCCCACTGTGGTCACCGTTGCTGTCCTGGTCCTCCTTGGAGCTGTGGTCACTGGAGCTGTGGTGGGGGctgtgatgtggaggaggagGCGCTCAG gtgggagaggagggagctACACTCAGGCTGCCA
- the LOC136331771 gene encoding patr class I histocompatibility antigen, A-108 alpha chain-like isoform X9, with translation MGSPTVLLLLSGSLVLTPTWAGPHSLRYFITVLSRPGRGEARFIEVRYVDDTEFVRFDSDAANPRAEPRAPWMEQPWVEQEHPQYWDRNTRDAKDIARNCREYLTVLRGYYNQSEDGSHTLQGMAGCETDRDGHLLRGYSQHAYDGTDYLALNEDLRSWTAATAVAQITRREWEEMGVAENWRSYLEGECVQWLRLYLEKGKETLQRADPPKAHVTHHPISDHEVTLRCWALGFYPADITLTWQRDGQDLTQDMELVETRPAGDGTFQKWAAVAVPPGKEQSYTCHVQHEGLPEPLTLRWEPPQATIPTVVTVAVLVLLGAVVTGAVVGAVMWRRRRSGGKGGSYAQAASSDSAQGSDVSLTASKA, from the exons ATGGGGTCCCCAACCGTCCTCCTGCTGCTCTCGGGGTCCCTGGTCCTGACCCCGACCTGGGCGG gtCCCCACTCCCTGAGATATTTCATCACCGTCTTGTCCCGGCCCGGCCGCGGGGAGGCCCGGTTCATCGAAGTCCGCTACGTGGACGACACGGAGTTCGTGAGGTTCGACAGCGACGCCGCGAACCCAAGGGCGGAGCCGCGGGCGCCGTGGATGGAGCAGCCGTGGGTGGAGCAGGAGCACCCGCAGTATTGGGACCGGAACACGCGGGACGCGAAGGACATCGCACGAAATTGCCGAGAGTACCTGACCGTCCTGCGCGGCTACTACAACCAGAGCGAGGACG GGTCTCACACCCTCCAGGGGATGGCTGGTTGCGAAACGGACCGGGACGGCCACCTCCTCCGCGGGTACAGTCAGCACGCCTACGACGGTACCGACTACCTCGCCCTGAACGAGGACCTGCGCTCCTGGACCGCGGCCACCGCGGTGGCTCAGATCACCCGGCGCGAGTGGGAGGAGATGGGTGTGGCGGAGAACTGGAGGAGCTACCTGGAGGGGGAGTGCGTGCAGTGGCTCCGCCTTTAcctggaaaaggggaaggagacgcTGCAGCGCGCAG ACCCCCCAAAGGCACACGTGACCCACCACCCCATCTCTGACCATGAGGTCACCCTgaggtgctgggccctgggcttcTACCCTGCGGACATCACCCTGACCTGGCAGCGTGACGGGCAGGACCTGACCCAGGACATGGAGCTTGTGGAGACCAGGCCTGCGGGGGACGGGACCTTCCAGAAGTGGGCGGCCGTGGCGGTGCCCCCTGGAAAGGAGCAGAGCTACACGTGCCATGTGCAGCACGAGGGGCTGCCCGAGCCCCTGACCCTgagatggg AGCCTCCTCAGGCCACCATCCCCACTGTGGTCACCGTTGCTGTCCTGGTCCTCCTTGGAGCTGTGGTCACTGGAGCTGTGGTGGGGGctgtgatgtggaggaggagGCGCTCAG
- the LOC136331771 gene encoding patr class I histocompatibility antigen, A-108 alpha chain-like isoform X1 codes for MGSPTVLLLLSGSLVLTPTWAGPHSLRYFITVLSRPGRGEARFIEVRYVDDTEFVRFDSDAANPRAEPRAPWMEQPWVEQEHPQYWDRNTRDAKDIARNCREYLTVLRGYYNQSEDGSHTLQGMAGCETDRDGHLLRGYSQHAYDGTDYLALNEDLRSWTAATAVAQITRREWEEMGVAENWRSYLEGECVQWLRLYLEKGKETLQRADPPKAHVTHHPISDHEVTLRCWALGFYPADITLTWQRDGQDLTQDMELVETRPAGDGTFQKWAAVAVPPGKEQSYTCHVQHEGLPEPLTLRWEPPQATIPTVVTVAVLVLLGAVVTGAVVGAVMWRRRRSGGRGGSYTQAANHILLCSTPRSDSAQSSDMSHGF; via the exons ATGGGGTCCCCAACCGTCCTCCTGCTGCTCTCGGGGTCCCTGGTCCTGACCCCGACCTGGGCGG gtCCCCACTCCCTGAGATATTTCATCACCGTCTTGTCCCGGCCCGGCCGCGGGGAGGCCCGGTTCATCGAAGTCCGCTACGTGGACGACACGGAGTTCGTGAGGTTCGACAGCGACGCCGCGAACCCAAGGGCGGAGCCGCGGGCGCCGTGGATGGAGCAGCCGTGGGTGGAGCAGGAGCACCCGCAGTATTGGGACCGGAACACGCGGGACGCGAAGGACATCGCACGAAATTGCCGAGAGTACCTGACCGTCCTGCGCGGCTACTACAACCAGAGCGAGGACG GGTCTCACACCCTCCAGGGGATGGCTGGTTGCGAAACGGACCGGGACGGCCACCTCCTCCGCGGGTACAGTCAGCACGCCTACGACGGTACCGACTACCTCGCCCTGAACGAGGACCTGCGCTCCTGGACCGCGGCCACCGCGGTGGCTCAGATCACCCGGCGCGAGTGGGAGGAGATGGGTGTGGCGGAGAACTGGAGGAGCTACCTGGAGGGGGAGTGCGTGCAGTGGCTCCGCCTTTAcctggaaaaggggaaggagacgcTGCAGCGCGCAG ACCCCCCAAAGGCACACGTGACCCACCACCCCATCTCTGACCATGAGGTCACCCTgaggtgctgggccctgggcttcTACCCTGCGGACATCACCCTGACCTGGCAGCGTGACGGGCAGGACCTGACCCAGGACATGGAGCTTGTGGAGACCAGGCCTGCGGGGGACGGGACCTTCCAGAAGTGGGCGGCCGTGGCGGTGCCCCCTGGAAAGGAGCAGAGCTACACGTGCCATGTGCAGCACGAGGGGCTGCCCGAGCCCCTGACCCTgagatggg AGCCTCCTCAGGCCACCATCCCCACTGTGGTCACCGTTGCTGTCCTGGTCCTCCTTGGAGCTGTGGTCACTGGAGCTGTGGTGGGGGctgtgatgtggaggaggagGCGCTCAG gtgggagaggagggagctACACTCAGGCTGCCA ACCACATTCTGTTGTGTTCCACCCCACGCAGTGATAGTGCCCAGAGCTCCGATATGTCTCACGGCTTCTAA
- the LOC136331771 gene encoding patr class I histocompatibility antigen, A-108 alpha chain-like isoform X7, whose translation MGSPTVLLLLSGSLVLTPTWAGPHSLRYFITVLSRPGRGEARFIEVRYVDDTEFVRFDSDAANPRAEPRAPWMEQPWVEQEHPQYWDRNTRDAKDIARNCREYLTVLRGYYNQSEDGSHTLQGMAGCETDRDGHLLRGYSQHAYDGTDYLALNEDLRSWTAATAVAQITRREWEEMGVAENWRSYLEGECVQWLRLYLEKGKETLQRADPPKAHVTHHPISDHEVTLRCWALGFYPADITLTWQRDGQDLTQDMELVETRPAGDGTFQKWAAVAVPPGKEQSYTCHVQHEGLPEPLTLRWEPPQATIPTVVTVAVLVLLGAVVTGAVVGAVMWRRRRSGGRGGSYTQAASSDSAQGSDVSLTASEA comes from the exons ATGGGGTCCCCAACCGTCCTCCTGCTGCTCTCGGGGTCCCTGGTCCTGACCCCGACCTGGGCGG gtCCCCACTCCCTGAGATATTTCATCACCGTCTTGTCCCGGCCCGGCCGCGGGGAGGCCCGGTTCATCGAAGTCCGCTACGTGGACGACACGGAGTTCGTGAGGTTCGACAGCGACGCCGCGAACCCAAGGGCGGAGCCGCGGGCGCCGTGGATGGAGCAGCCGTGGGTGGAGCAGGAGCACCCGCAGTATTGGGACCGGAACACGCGGGACGCGAAGGACATCGCACGAAATTGCCGAGAGTACCTGACCGTCCTGCGCGGCTACTACAACCAGAGCGAGGACG GGTCTCACACCCTCCAGGGGATGGCTGGTTGCGAAACGGACCGGGACGGCCACCTCCTCCGCGGGTACAGTCAGCACGCCTACGACGGTACCGACTACCTCGCCCTGAACGAGGACCTGCGCTCCTGGACCGCGGCCACCGCGGTGGCTCAGATCACCCGGCGCGAGTGGGAGGAGATGGGTGTGGCGGAGAACTGGAGGAGCTACCTGGAGGGGGAGTGCGTGCAGTGGCTCCGCCTTTAcctggaaaaggggaaggagacgcTGCAGCGCGCAG ACCCCCCAAAGGCACACGTGACCCACCACCCCATCTCTGACCATGAGGTCACCCTgaggtgctgggccctgggcttcTACCCTGCGGACATCACCCTGACCTGGCAGCGTGACGGGCAGGACCTGACCCAGGACATGGAGCTTGTGGAGACCAGGCCTGCGGGGGACGGGACCTTCCAGAAGTGGGCGGCCGTGGCGGTGCCCCCTGGAAAGGAGCAGAGCTACACGTGCCATGTGCAGCACGAGGGGCTGCCCGAGCCCCTGACCCTgagatggg AGCCTCCTCAGGCCACCATCCCCACTGTGGTCACCGTTGCTGTCCTGGTCCTCCTTGGAGCTGTGGTCACTGGAGCTGTGGTGGGGGctgtgatgtggaggaggagGCGCTCAG gtgggagaggagggagctACACTCAGGCTGCCA
- the LOC136331771 gene encoding HLA class I histocompatibility antigen, alpha chain F-like isoform X14 encodes MGSPTVLLLLSGSLVLTPTWAGPHSLRYFITVLSRPGRGEARFIEVRYVDDTEFVRFDSDAANPRAEPRAPWMEQPWVEQEHPQYWDRNTRDAKDIARNCREYLTVLRGYYNQSEDGSHTLQGMAGCETDRDGHLLRGYSQHAYDGTDYLALNEDLRSWTAATAVAQITRREWEEMGVAENWRSYLEGECVQWLRLYLEKGKETLQRADPPKAHVTHHPISDHEVTLRCWALGFYPADITLTWQRDGQDLTQDMELVETRPAGDGTFQKWAAVAVPPGKEQSYTCHVQHEGLPEPLTLRWEPPQATIPTVVTVAVLVLLGAVVTGAVVGAVMWRRRRSGGRGGSYTQAAMIVPRAPICLTASKA; translated from the exons ATGGGGTCCCCAACCGTCCTCCTGCTGCTCTCGGGGTCCCTGGTCCTGACCCCGACCTGGGCGG gtCCCCACTCCCTGAGATATTTCATCACCGTCTTGTCCCGGCCCGGCCGCGGGGAGGCCCGGTTCATCGAAGTCCGCTACGTGGACGACACGGAGTTCGTGAGGTTCGACAGCGACGCCGCGAACCCAAGGGCGGAGCCGCGGGCGCCGTGGATGGAGCAGCCGTGGGTGGAGCAGGAGCACCCGCAGTATTGGGACCGGAACACGCGGGACGCGAAGGACATCGCACGAAATTGCCGAGAGTACCTGACCGTCCTGCGCGGCTACTACAACCAGAGCGAGGACG GGTCTCACACCCTCCAGGGGATGGCTGGTTGCGAAACGGACCGGGACGGCCACCTCCTCCGCGGGTACAGTCAGCACGCCTACGACGGTACCGACTACCTCGCCCTGAACGAGGACCTGCGCTCCTGGACCGCGGCCACCGCGGTGGCTCAGATCACCCGGCGCGAGTGGGAGGAGATGGGTGTGGCGGAGAACTGGAGGAGCTACCTGGAGGGGGAGTGCGTGCAGTGGCTCCGCCTTTAcctggaaaaggggaaggagacgcTGCAGCGCGCAG ACCCCCCAAAGGCACACGTGACCCACCACCCCATCTCTGACCATGAGGTCACCCTgaggtgctgggccctgggcttcTACCCTGCGGACATCACCCTGACCTGGCAGCGTGACGGGCAGGACCTGACCCAGGACATGGAGCTTGTGGAGACCAGGCCTGCGGGGGACGGGACCTTCCAGAAGTGGGCGGCCGTGGCGGTGCCCCCTGGAAAGGAGCAGAGCTACACGTGCCATGTGCAGCACGAGGGGCTGCCCGAGCCCCTGACCCTgagatggg AGCCTCCTCAGGCCACCATCCCCACTGTGGTCACCGTTGCTGTCCTGGTCCTCCTTGGAGCTGTGGTCACTGGAGCTGTGGTGGGGGctgtgatgtggaggaggagGCGCTCAG gtgggagaggagggagctACACTCAGGCTGCCA TGATAGTGCCCAGAGCTCCGATATGTCTCACGGCTTCTAAAG
- the LOC136331771 gene encoding patr class I histocompatibility antigen, A-2 alpha chain-like isoform X15, whose amino-acid sequence MGSPTVLLLLSGSLVLTPTWAGPHSLRYFITVLSRPGRGEARFIEVRYVDDTEFVRFDSDAANPRAEPRAPWMEQPWVEQEHPQYWDRNTRDAKDIARNCREYLTVLRGYYNQSEDGSHTLQGMAGCETDRDGHLLRGYSQHAYDGTDYLALNEDLRSWTAATAVAQITRREWEEMGVAENWRSYLEGECVQWLRLYLEKGKETLQRADPPKAHVTHHPISDHEVTLRCWALGFYPADITLTWQRDGQDLTQDMELVETRPAGDGTFQKWAAVAVPPGKEQSYTCHVQHEGLPEPLTLRWEPPQATIPTVVTVAVLVLLGAVVTGAVVGAVMWRRRRSGGRGGSYTQAAT is encoded by the exons ATGGGGTCCCCAACCGTCCTCCTGCTGCTCTCGGGGTCCCTGGTCCTGACCCCGACCTGGGCGG gtCCCCACTCCCTGAGATATTTCATCACCGTCTTGTCCCGGCCCGGCCGCGGGGAGGCCCGGTTCATCGAAGTCCGCTACGTGGACGACACGGAGTTCGTGAGGTTCGACAGCGACGCCGCGAACCCAAGGGCGGAGCCGCGGGCGCCGTGGATGGAGCAGCCGTGGGTGGAGCAGGAGCACCCGCAGTATTGGGACCGGAACACGCGGGACGCGAAGGACATCGCACGAAATTGCCGAGAGTACCTGACCGTCCTGCGCGGCTACTACAACCAGAGCGAGGACG GGTCTCACACCCTCCAGGGGATGGCTGGTTGCGAAACGGACCGGGACGGCCACCTCCTCCGCGGGTACAGTCAGCACGCCTACGACGGTACCGACTACCTCGCCCTGAACGAGGACCTGCGCTCCTGGACCGCGGCCACCGCGGTGGCTCAGATCACCCGGCGCGAGTGGGAGGAGATGGGTGTGGCGGAGAACTGGAGGAGCTACCTGGAGGGGGAGTGCGTGCAGTGGCTCCGCCTTTAcctggaaaaggggaaggagacgcTGCAGCGCGCAG ACCCCCCAAAGGCACACGTGACCCACCACCCCATCTCTGACCATGAGGTCACCCTgaggtgctgggccctgggcttcTACCCTGCGGACATCACCCTGACCTGGCAGCGTGACGGGCAGGACCTGACCCAGGACATGGAGCTTGTGGAGACCAGGCCTGCGGGGGACGGGACCTTCCAGAAGTGGGCGGCCGTGGCGGTGCCCCCTGGAAAGGAGCAGAGCTACACGTGCCATGTGCAGCACGAGGGGCTGCCCGAGCCCCTGACCCTgagatggg AGCCTCCTCAGGCCACCATCCCCACTGTGGTCACCGTTGCTGTCCTGGTCCTCCTTGGAGCTGTGGTCACTGGAGCTGTGGTGGGGGctgtgatgtggaggaggagGCGCTCAG gtgggagaggagggagctACACTCAGGCTGCCA CGTGA
- the LOC136331771 gene encoding patr class I histocompatibility antigen, A-2 alpha chain-like isoform X17 → MGSPTVLLLLSGSLVLTPTWAGPHSLRYFITVLSRPGRGEARFIEVRYVDDTEFVRFDSDAANPRAEPRAPWMEQPWVEQEHPQYWDRNTRDAKDIARNCREYLTVLRGYYNQSEDGSHTLQGMAGCETDRDGHLLRGYSQHAYDGTDYLALNEDLRSWTAATAVAQITRREWEEMGVAENWRSYLEGECVQWLRLYLEKGKETLQRADPPKAHVTHHPISDHEVTLRCWALGFYPADITLTWQRDGQDLTQDMELVETRPAGDGTFQKWAAVAVPPGKEQSYTCHVQHEGLPEPLTLRWEPPQATIPTVVTVAVLVLLGAVVTGAVVGAVMWRRRRSA, encoded by the exons ATGGGGTCCCCAACCGTCCTCCTGCTGCTCTCGGGGTCCCTGGTCCTGACCCCGACCTGGGCGG gtCCCCACTCCCTGAGATATTTCATCACCGTCTTGTCCCGGCCCGGCCGCGGGGAGGCCCGGTTCATCGAAGTCCGCTACGTGGACGACACGGAGTTCGTGAGGTTCGACAGCGACGCCGCGAACCCAAGGGCGGAGCCGCGGGCGCCGTGGATGGAGCAGCCGTGGGTGGAGCAGGAGCACCCGCAGTATTGGGACCGGAACACGCGGGACGCGAAGGACATCGCACGAAATTGCCGAGAGTACCTGACCGTCCTGCGCGGCTACTACAACCAGAGCGAGGACG GGTCTCACACCCTCCAGGGGATGGCTGGTTGCGAAACGGACCGGGACGGCCACCTCCTCCGCGGGTACAGTCAGCACGCCTACGACGGTACCGACTACCTCGCCCTGAACGAGGACCTGCGCTCCTGGACCGCGGCCACCGCGGTGGCTCAGATCACCCGGCGCGAGTGGGAGGAGATGGGTGTGGCGGAGAACTGGAGGAGCTACCTGGAGGGGGAGTGCGTGCAGTGGCTCCGCCTTTAcctggaaaaggggaaggagacgcTGCAGCGCGCAG ACCCCCCAAAGGCACACGTGACCCACCACCCCATCTCTGACCATGAGGTCACCCTgaggtgctgggccctgggcttcTACCCTGCGGACATCACCCTGACCTGGCAGCGTGACGGGCAGGACCTGACCCAGGACATGGAGCTTGTGGAGACCAGGCCTGCGGGGGACGGGACCTTCCAGAAGTGGGCGGCCGTGGCGGTGCCCCCTGGAAAGGAGCAGAGCTACACGTGCCATGTGCAGCACGAGGGGCTGCCCGAGCCCCTGACCCTgagatggg AGCCTCCTCAGGCCACCATCCCCACTGTGGTCACCGTTGCTGTCCTGGTCCTCCTTGGAGCTGTGGTCACTGGAGCTGTGGTGGGGGctgtgatgtggaggaggagGCGCTCAG